In one Vicinamibacteria bacterium genomic region, the following are encoded:
- a CDS encoding VOC family protein: MSRVTPFLMFNNQLEAAIEFYTATFPDSEIKSVARAGKDGPVTSAEFVVGGQRFMGYNGGPHFGFSEGISLFVACQDQREVDDYWEKLVTAGATPNQCGWITDQFGLSWQIIPKRFMELMGDKNPKKVQAVMGAMMKMVKLDVAALERAYSEA, from the coding sequence ATGAGCAGAGTGACGCCGTTTTTGATGTTCAACAACCAACTCGAAGCTGCCATCGAGTTCTATACCGCCACGTTCCCGGACTCGGAGATCAAGAGCGTCGCCCGGGCCGGCAAGGACGGCCCTGTGACCTCGGCTGAATTCGTAGTCGGGGGACAGCGTTTCATGGGCTACAACGGTGGTCCACACTTCGGCTTCTCCGAAGGCATCTCGCTCTTCGTCGCTTGCCAGGATCAGAGGGAGGTTGACGATTACTGGGAGAAACTCGTCACGGCCGGCGCCACTCCGAACCAGTGCGGCTGGATCACCGACCAATTCGGCCTTTCATGGCAGATCATTCCGAAGCGGTTCATGGAACTCATGGGCGACAAGAACCCCAAGAAGGTGCAAGCTGTGATGGGCGCGATGATGAAGATGGTTAAGCTGGACGTGGCGGCTCTGGAGAGAGCGTACTCAGAGGCGTGA
- a CDS encoding outer membrane beta-barrel protein: MRRMLATLVFLIVAGSVSSSWAQDRSIGLGVGYVKPSNVDGTIWFTANAHFKLAERVVLEPELGYWTKTMAFPPILDVSISDFNLGANVLYRPPSHNASVRFSVGAGLGLHFLSGKAGVLGFTASDSATKLGVHLLAGATFGRSPSLHYFANARYDIVSDLSQLKVYGGVRFKL, encoded by the coding sequence ATGAGACGCATGCTCGCCACGCTTGTCTTCCTGATTGTCGCCGGCTCCGTATCCTCGTCGTGGGCTCAGGATCGGAGCATCGGTCTAGGGGTTGGGTACGTGAAGCCCTCCAATGTGGACGGCACGATCTGGTTCACCGCCAACGCTCACTTCAAGCTAGCAGAGAGGGTTGTCCTCGAGCCCGAGCTGGGTTACTGGACGAAAACGATGGCCTTCCCCCCGATCCTGGACGTCTCCATCTCGGACTTTAACCTGGGGGCCAACGTGCTCTACCGCCCGCCCTCGCACAATGCCTCCGTCCGGTTCTCCGTTGGTGCGGGTCTCGGCCTCCATTTCCTGTCCGGCAAGGCAGGAGTGCTCGGGTTCACTGCGTCCGACAGCGCGACCAAGCTCGGAGTCCACCTCCTGGCGGGCGCGACCTTCGGACGCTCACCGAGCCTCCACTACTTCGCCAACGCCCGGTACGACATCGTGAGTGACCTCAGCCAACTCAAGGTTTACGGAGGAGTCCGCTTCAAGCTCTGA
- a CDS encoding PilZ domain-containing protein — translation MTHQPYSAMWRVPLQAGCRLEGGGSAAAGALCNLSLGGAYVAVNPVPRVGENVLLSFALPGKAGPIAVEAVVCWDNSGRQAPGLPSGCGLEFLAPAWADRSRIEAAVRASTGSDWQIAEAGSTLQD, via the coding sequence ATGACCCACCAGCCCTACTCGGCGATGTGGCGTGTGCCCCTGCAGGCGGGTTGTCGCCTCGAGGGGGGAGGCTCAGCTGCCGCGGGTGCGCTCTGCAATCTCAGCCTGGGAGGCGCTTACGTTGCCGTCAACCCAGTGCCAAGAGTGGGTGAGAACGTGCTGCTCTCCTTTGCGCTCCCGGGCAAGGCGGGGCCGATAGCGGTAGAGGCGGTGGTCTGCTGGGACAATTCGGGACGCCAGGCCCCAGGGCTGCCGTCCGGGTGTGGCCTCGAGTTCCTCGCTCCGGCGTGGGCGGACCGCTCGCGCATCGAGGCCGCTGTGAGAGCCTCGACGGGCTCGGATTGGCAGATTGCCGAGGCTGGGTCGACGCTCCAGGACTAA